The sequence TAGCCAAGCGCGTCTGGCTTACGCCATCAAAGGCGCCCTGCTGACAAAGATTCCCAAGTTCGTCAAATGGCCCACAGAGGTCATGGATAACGATCAACTAACCATCTGTACGGTCGGCAAAAATCCGTTCAAGGCCTCATTAAAGCTGTTGCGAAAGAAAAAGGCTTTTGGCAAACCCATACGTTTTCAATCGGTCAATGCGCGGAACCTGGAACGGTGCCAGCTGCTCTTTTTCAGCCGTGAAGGGTTAGAAAAATATCAATCTATTCTGCAAAAGAGCCAACGCAAGGCAATTCTAACCGTCAGTGATCATGATGGATTTCTTGAAATGGGTGGGATTTTACACATGGCACTGAAAGGTAAAAAAATCAAACTGGCCATTAATCGCTCCGCTGTGGATCGGTCTGGGTTAAAACTTCGCGCCCAACTCTACCAACTGGCCCGTGTGGTCACCGATTCATTGGGAGAATAATCATGAAAATCAAAACATTCTCTCAGCTTAGCTTGTCGCAAAAGCTTCACCATCTGGTGCTCAAGACCACCACACTGGCATTGATTTTTTCCTCGGTAATCTTTGTTGCGGCCTCCATCTATACCCATAAAGAGCAGCTTCAGGAGCGTACCTCAGTTTTAATGCGGGTTATTGCCACCAACTCCAGTGCTGCACTTACGTTTGATGATACGGACACAGCCAGAATGGTGCTGAGCGCACTTCAAGCAGAAGCGCGTATTCTTGCTGCAGAACTTTACAATAAATCCGGACAACTTATTGCCAACTACACCCAGGATGGATATCAAATAGATTCCAACTCTGAAATGGCTGCACATATTACAGATACTCAACACAGCCATGCAGGTCAGACACTCTTTGAAACCCACTTCTCACTCAAACAGATGAATATGCATGGCCCCATCTTCTTTGATGGTGAGCTCATCGGCTTTCTCTCCCTAACAGCCAACTTAATTCCACTCTATTACTTTTTGCTCTCTTTTCTCGCTGTTACCTTAGCAGTCATGCTGGCAACCATTGCCCTAGCAGTTCTTCTTTCGCGAAACCACCAACAACAGCTGATTGCGCCCATTCTCTCTCTGTCCAAAGGAATTGAGATTGTTTCCGACACCAAGGATTTTTCCATTCGGGTTGAGCAGCAGAGCCAAGATGAAATCGGTGATCTGGTGGAAGGTTTTAACTTTATGATGGGCCAGATAAATCTGAGGGATGTGGAGCTAAGAACGCATCGCAAGGAGCTGGAGAATACCGTTGCAGATCGTACACGGGAACTGACGCAACTCAACTTGGAGTTGAAGGATGTAGCCCATGAAGCACTGTTAAGTAAACAGATTGCCGAAGAGGCCAACCAGGCTAAAAGCGACTTCTTGGCCAAAATGAGCCATGAGATTCGCACCCCGATCAATGGCATATTGGGCATGACTGAGTTGATGCTTACCCAGAAAGCATCCCTATCGGATACCCATACCCACTATGCGGATACCATTTTACGCTCTGGCCGTCTGCTGCTAACCATCATCAACGATATTCTTGATTTTTCAAAAATTGAAGCGGGCAAGCTTACTGTAGAACGTCGCCCATTTGACCTGGGACGTTTGCTGATCGAAATGTCTGACCTTTTTAAAGAGCGCCTACAAAGCAGTGACTTGCACTTTGAACTCAACATAGATCAGGGGCTCCCAAAGCATTTTAATGGTGACCCCAACCGCCTTAACCAGATTCTTATCAACTTGGTGGGCAACGCCATAAAATTTACCGAACAGGGCAGTATCATTGTTCGTGTGGCCACAGTAAGACCCCACAAAAGCCACCCATTGATCCGTTTTGAAGTCCAGGATACGGGCATCGGTATTCCGGTGAAGGTCAAAGAGACCATCTTCTCGGCCTTCAACCAAGCAGATGACTCCATAACACGGCGCTTTGGCGGTACCGGGCTGGGGTTAACCATATGTAGCGGCTTGGTAGAACGCATGCAGGGCCATATCGGTGTGGAGAGTGAAGAGGGCCAAGGTTCCAGATTCTGGTTTACCCTACCGCTGGAAATGGCAACCGAATCCCAAGCTCAAGAGATCACCACAGCGACCAGGGATGAAGAGACCTCCAGCTACCCTCAATACCCTGCGCGCATCCTTCTGGTCGAGGACAATCTGGTCAACCAGGAGGTTGCCTCCGGCTCCCTGGCTCTGTTTGGTTGTGAAGTGACCAAAGCCAACCATGGTCAGGAAGCGGTTGATTGCATCCACCAACAGCGTTTTGATCTGGTCTTTATGGATTGCGGCATGCCGGTTATGGATGGCTTTGAAGCCACGCGCCAAATCCGTCGCTATGAACAGCAAGAGAGCTTGGCTCCGACCCCGATCATCGCCTTAACGGCCCATGCCATTAGCGGCACCCGTGAAGCGTGTCAGGATGCGGGCATGGATGACTATCTGACCAAGCCATTTAATCTCCAGGAGATTGGTGAGGCGCTACGCAATTGGCTCCCCACCAATATGATCGCTACACACAAGGCCAATGTTGAACCCATCCAAACAGTTACAGCAGAGATAGAGAACCCCAACTGCTTATTGGATGCCGAGGTCATCGGTCGTCTACTGATGATTGGTAAGCAGAGCAAGCAAGATATCCTTGGCAAGATGGTCCAACACTACCTAAGCCAACTGCCCACGCAGATGGCGACCATCCAGGAACATGCCCAGGGCAGCGCTTTGGAACAGGTATGGGTCACAGCCCACAGCCTGAAATCTGCCAGTGCCAATTTGGGACTGACCTATCTGGCTGACCTCTTTAAGCAGTTGGAACATCAAGCCAAACAAGAAGAGCCCGTGGATGCTTTGATTGCAGAGATCCATAGCGAGCTACCAAAATGCAAAGATGCGTTGAGCCAGTTACTGGAAAACAGCGTCCATTGAATATGTGCCGTCAGACGTCACCTGCGGCACCTTGAAGGAGAAGAGCCATGAACAAAGCCATGCAGAGCTATACGCCGCGTCTATTGATCGTAGACGATGCCTTTGCCGAACGGCTGCCCATGCGTGCTGTTTTGGAGCAGGAGGGGTTCGACATTGACGAAGCAGAGAGTGGTCATGAAGCTTTGGAGATGCTCAATAAAGGTCGCTATGACGGCATCATTCTGGATGTCGTCATGCCCACCATGAATGGCTTTGAGACCTGCCGTGAGATACGCAAGCTCGCTTCTGGACGCCTAATTCCAGTGCTTATGGTGACTGGTTTGGATGACCACGCCTCCATCACCGAAGCTTATAATGCCGGTGCCACCGATTTTTTAACCAAACCTGTCAACTGGGATCTGGTGGGGCACCGGGTCCGCTACCTGCTGCGTTCCAGTCGTCTTGCCCAAGATCTGGATTTGAGTCAGCAGGAGTTGGTGGAAAAGCAGGAGCTGTTGGATGCCTTTATCAACAACTCCCCCGCCGCCATTAGCATCAAAGGACTGGATCGAAAGTATAAAATGGCCAATCCGGAATTTATCCGGCATTGCGTCTACAAAGATAAAAATATCTTTGGATCCACCGACCATGACCTGTTTCATAAAGGCTTTTCAAATCAAGTCATGGAACATGATGATCTCGTACTTAAAGAAAAATCGCCCAAAAGATTTGAAGAGCACTGTATGGAAGATGGCTGTAACAGAGTGCACTTTTCTGTACGTTTCCCCATCATGAATGCCCAAGGGGAGGCCACAGGGGTCGGCTGCATCTCCACCGATATAACCGAGTCCAAAAAGACCCAGGAGAGCCTGCTTCTAGCCCGTCGGGTCATTGAGAGTACCAACGAATCCATTATGATTACCGACCCAAACGGTGTGATTCTGGATGTTAACAGTGCCTTCGAAGAGATGACAGAGTTTGGCCGTGAAGAGGCCATCGGCAATAAACCCTCCCTCTTAAAATCTGGCCGACATGCTGTCGATTTCTATAAAGAGATGTGGGAGACACTGCTGCTGACTGGGCAATGGGAAGGTGAAGTGTGGGACCGGCGCAAAAGTGGTGATGTTTTCCCCAAACGGCTTGCCATCTCTGCGGTGAAAAATTCCGACGGCATGACCCAATACTATGTTGGCATATCCACCGACATCACCACACAAAAAGCCACAGAAGAGAAACTGCAGCAGTTGGCTTTCTTTGACCCATTGACCAATTTGCCCAACCGCACACTTTTTCGCGATCGTCTGACCCATGAGATCGACCAAGCTGCGCGTCGTAAAGATCAGTTTGCCGTTCTGTTTATTGATCTGGACCGGTTCAAGCACGTCAATGACTCTTTGGGCCATGATGTGGGAGATGAACTGTTAATCCAGGTTTCCAAACGTATCGAAGCCTGCCTGCGGCGTAGCGATACCGTTGCCCGGCTAGGGGGGGATGAATTTACTGTTATCCTCTCCACAGAGAGTAACCCCCATATCTATGCCCAGATCGCAGAAAAAATTATCTCAGAGCTGCGTCAACCGTTCCATATCCGTGACCGGCAACTCTACATCGGTGCCAGTATTGGTATTGTCAGCTATCCCGCTGAAGGACTGACCTATGAACAGCTGACCAAGAATGCCGATACCGCTATGTATCGCGCCAAAGCAGCGGGGGGCAGCAGCTACCGTTTCTTCTCCTCAGAGATGGATGAGGAAAACATGTCCCGGCTCTCCTTGGAAGAGGAGTTGCACATGGCCATGGAGCGGGATGAGTTGGCGCTACACTACCAACCCAAAGTAGACCTCGTATCCAATAGCGTTGTTGGGGTGGAGGCTCTGATCCGCTGGTACCACCCCTCCAAAGGCACAGTATCGCCGGTCCAGTTTATTCCCCTAGCCGAAGAGAATGGGTTGATCATCCCCATTGGCCAATGGGTGTTGGAAACCGCCTGCCAGCAAGCTAGAACTTGGCTGGATCAAGGCATTGATTCGGTACGGGTTGCCGTCAACCTTTCGGGCCGCCAGTTTCAAAATCCAAATCTACTGGATGAAATCCAAGTCACCTTGGATCGGTTTAACCTACCCAGAGGCAGCATTGAACTGGAGATCACCGAAAGTGTGGCCATGGATGATGTGGAGAAGACAGTGGCCATCGTGGAACGTATGCGGGCCATGGGCTTGCACATCTCTGTGGATGACTTTGGAACCGGTTACTCCTCTTTGAGCTACCTGAAAAAGCTACCCCTGGATTGCCTGAAGGTGGATCAATCCTTTGTACGGGATCTGATGAGTGACTCTGACGATGCTGCCATTGTGGACTCCATCATCTCTCTGGCGCGCTCCATGAACCTGAGTGTGGTGGCCGAAGGTGTGGAGACCTTGGATCAACTCTCCTTCCTCAAAGAGAAGGATTGCGATGAAGTGCAGGGCTATTTCTTCTCCAAGCCCCTGCCTGCAGAGGCGATGACACAGCTGATTCTAAACCCTGCCCTCACCCTACAGGCCGCAGGGTAAGCGCTATGTTTGGAGAACAGAGAGATCCTATGGCCACCCATATTAAAGCCTTGCAAACACCCTCGATTTGGGGGCGCTTGTTCCGGTTGGCTGCTGTTGTGGTTCTATTGATTTTCTGGTCAACACCCAGCTGTGCCCCGCTCTATGCCCAGACAAAAACAGAATCTTCAGCCACTCAGATCTCATTGCAATTGAACTGGAAACATCAATTTGAATTTGCAGGCTTCTACGCCGCCATCGCCAAGGGCTTTTATGCCAAGCATGGCTTGGCGGTCACCCTTAAAGATTTTGATCCCAATATCGACCTGATTCAGACCGCCTTGAGCGGGCAAGCCGACCTGGTGCTGGGCAACAGCGAAGTGATCCGTGCCCGCTTGCAAGGCAAGCCCCTTACCGTGATGGCGAACTATTTTAAACGCCAGCCCCTGGTTCTTCTGACCCAACCCGATATTCAAAGTCTGGCGCAACTTAAAGGTAAGCGCCTGATGATCCTGGACAAGGATCTTAAGACCCCCATGATTCGTCGTGCCCTTGCCCAGGCTGGTTTGGTTCCTGGGGAGAATCTTTCCATCCATCCCCATACCTTTGATACCAAGCCCTTTGTGGATGGTAACGTGCAGGCCATGTCGGCCTTTATTTCCAACGAGCCCTATTATCTTAAAAAGCAGAAGATTCCTTTTAATATTTTAAGGTTGGACAATCATTCACAGGGCCTTGGTGACCTCTATCTATTCACTTCCGAAGCTTTTGCAACACAGCACCCTGAACAGATCAAAGCATTTCAGCAGGCCAGTATCGAGGGGTGGAACTATGCCCTGAACAATCCAGAAGAGATAATCAACTTAATCTTGCAGCTCTATTCACAACGCAAAAGCCGCGAAGCCCTACGTTATGAGGCCCAGCAAACCAAACAGCTCATGCTGCCCAATGCCTTTCCCCTGGGGGTCATTCTAAACGAACGCATTCAGCATGCAGCGAAGCTACTGAAGGCCCATGATCCCGACTTGGATCTCAATCAGTTGGATTCTTTTATTTTTAACAAAAAAGAACGGCTTAACAGACTGAATTTAAGCCAAAAAGAGCAAGCGTGGATCAACAAAAACAGGCAGAGCATCCGTATGGGTGTCGCCCATAACTGGACCCCCTACTCTTTTATGGATGGTCAACAACGTCTGCACGGTTTTGATAGCGGCTATATTCAACTGCTCAATGAGACACTTCGCTCCACAGGCTTACAGGTGGAACTGGTTGCTGGCCCGTGGCAAGAGATCTTAAAGAGAGCGAAAAACCGTGAACTGGATGGTGTCATGAACTCTGCCCCGCGAGAGGAGCGCAGAGCATTTTTTCAGTTTACCCAACCCTACTTTCAGGTTTTACAAGGCGCTGTGGTCAGAGCCGATAGCCCTCTAAAACTACAAAAAATATCCGATCTCAAAGCGCTACGTATTGGTGCCATCGAGAATATTCTTGCCACCAAAAAGCATCTTGACGCGGTGGGGGATCTAAATGTGATCTACGCCAAGGATGCCACCACCGTCACCAACATGTTGTTGGAAAACAAAGTGGATGTCATCTACGGCTCCATTCAGGCCTTCTTCCATGTGTTAAAAGATAGCGCGTCACTGGTTCGGGTTGGTTTTCTACCCCATTCCAGCCGCTCTCCTTCTGTTATTTCCGTGCGCAAGGATTGGCCAGAACTGGTCACCATTCTCGACAAAGCCATCGCCAAGGTTCCTGTTGAAAAATATAACGCCACCTATCGTCATTGGTTTCAGCTGCTTCCCCCCTCCAAAAGTGCCCGCACCTTATTAAGCGATGAGGAGCAGCAGTGGATTGAAAAGAATCCCATCGTGCGGGTGGCGTTTGATTCCGATTGGCCCCCGGTTGAAACCCTAGATGACAAGGGGCAGCATGTGGGGCTCTCTCGTGATCTTCTGGACGCCATAGGGGCCAAGCTAGGGATCAAATTTCAGAGTATCCAGCAAAACAACTGGGCCCAGAGCGTTCAAAAGGTCCGACAAGGGACCTTGGATATGTTTTCCGCCATCGCGCCAACGCCCCAGCGCCAAGCATGGTTGGATTTCACCCCGGTCTATCTCTCACTACCTATTGTGATTGTAACCCGGCGGGATACCCCTTTCATCCATGGGCT comes from Magnetococcus sp. PR-3 and encodes:
- a CDS encoding YfiR family protein, with translation MAKQMSIRWMLLILLLCPWPHSSSAYADSQARLAYAIKGALLTKIPKFVKWPTEVMDNDQLTICTVGKNPFKASLKLLRKKKAFGKPIRFQSVNARNLERCQLLFFSREGLEKYQSILQKSQRKAILTVSDHDGFLEMGGILHMALKGKKIKLAINRSAVDRSGLKLRAQLYQLARVVTDSLGE
- a CDS encoding ATP-binding protein, translated to MKIKTFSQLSLSQKLHHLVLKTTTLALIFSSVIFVAASIYTHKEQLQERTSVLMRVIATNSSAALTFDDTDTARMVLSALQAEARILAAELYNKSGQLIANYTQDGYQIDSNSEMAAHITDTQHSHAGQTLFETHFSLKQMNMHGPIFFDGELIGFLSLTANLIPLYYFLLSFLAVTLAVMLATIALAVLLSRNHQQQLIAPILSLSKGIEIVSDTKDFSIRVEQQSQDEIGDLVEGFNFMMGQINLRDVELRTHRKELENTVADRTRELTQLNLELKDVAHEALLSKQIAEEANQAKSDFLAKMSHEIRTPINGILGMTELMLTQKASLSDTHTHYADTILRSGRLLLTIINDILDFSKIEAGKLTVERRPFDLGRLLIEMSDLFKERLQSSDLHFELNIDQGLPKHFNGDPNRLNQILINLVGNAIKFTEQGSIIVRVATVRPHKSHPLIRFEVQDTGIGIPVKVKETIFSAFNQADDSITRRFGGTGLGLTICSGLVERMQGHIGVESEEGQGSRFWFTLPLEMATESQAQEITTATRDEETSSYPQYPARILLVEDNLVNQEVASGSLALFGCEVTKANHGQEAVDCIHQQRFDLVFMDCGMPVMDGFEATRQIRRYEQQESLAPTPIIALTAHAISGTREACQDAGMDDYLTKPFNLQEIGEALRNWLPTNMIATHKANVEPIQTVTAEIENPNCLLDAEVIGRLLMIGKQSKQDILGKMVQHYLSQLPTQMATIQEHAQGSALEQVWVTAHSLKSASANLGLTYLADLFKQLEHQAKQEEPVDALIAEIHSELPKCKDALSQLLENSVH
- a CDS encoding EAL domain-containing protein, which translates into the protein MNKAMQSYTPRLLIVDDAFAERLPMRAVLEQEGFDIDEAESGHEALEMLNKGRYDGIILDVVMPTMNGFETCREIRKLASGRLIPVLMVTGLDDHASITEAYNAGATDFLTKPVNWDLVGHRVRYLLRSSRLAQDLDLSQQELVEKQELLDAFINNSPAAISIKGLDRKYKMANPEFIRHCVYKDKNIFGSTDHDLFHKGFSNQVMEHDDLVLKEKSPKRFEEHCMEDGCNRVHFSVRFPIMNAQGEATGVGCISTDITESKKTQESLLLARRVIESTNESIMITDPNGVILDVNSAFEEMTEFGREEAIGNKPSLLKSGRHAVDFYKEMWETLLLTGQWEGEVWDRRKSGDVFPKRLAISAVKNSDGMTQYYVGISTDITTQKATEEKLQQLAFFDPLTNLPNRTLFRDRLTHEIDQAARRKDQFAVLFIDLDRFKHVNDSLGHDVGDELLIQVSKRIEACLRRSDTVARLGGDEFTVILSTESNPHIYAQIAEKIISELRQPFHIRDRQLYIGASIGIVSYPAEGLTYEQLTKNADTAMYRAKAAGGSSYRFFSSEMDEENMSRLSLEEELHMAMERDELALHYQPKVDLVSNSVVGVEALIRWYHPSKGTVSPVQFIPLAEENGLIIPIGQWVLETACQQARTWLDQGIDSVRVAVNLSGRQFQNPNLLDEIQVTLDRFNLPRGSIELEITESVAMDDVEKTVAIVERMRAMGLHISVDDFGTGYSSLSYLKKLPLDCLKVDQSFVRDLMSDSDDAAIVDSIISLARSMNLSVVAEGVETLDQLSFLKEKDCDEVQGYFFSKPLPAEAMTQLILNPALTLQAAG